A genomic region of Bernardetia sp. ABR2-2B contains the following coding sequences:
- a CDS encoding fatty acid desaturase, which produces MNQKGTYIGITVITLWLLSLGFLLSVYEINWYNPLTYLFFLIQTHLYTGIFITAHDAMHHTVSKNTKVNNTIGTIATGLFAFNYYPRLLKKHHEHHRFVATEQDPDFHHGNFWIWYFNFAKNYITIIQIVLMAITYNILKLIFPIENVIFYWMIPSVVATFQLFYFGTYLPHRHAPDNKHHSRSQKKNHVWAFISCYFFGYHYEHHDSPNTPWWRLYQKK; this is translated from the coding sequence ATGAATCAAAAAGGAACATATATCGGAATTACAGTTATTACGCTTTGGCTTCTTAGTCTTGGGTTTTTGCTTAGTGTCTATGAAATAAACTGGTACAATCCTCTTACCTATCTGTTTTTTCTTATTCAAACTCATCTTTATACAGGAATTTTCATTACGGCACATGATGCAATGCACCACACCGTTTCGAAAAATACAAAAGTAAATAACACTATCGGAACGATTGCAACAGGACTTTTTGCCTTCAATTATTACCCAAGATTACTCAAAAAACACCACGAACATCATCGTTTTGTAGCCACAGAGCAAGACCCCGATTTTCATCACGGAAACTTTTGGATTTGGTATTTTAATTTTGCAAAAAACTATATTACCATTATTCAGATTGTCTTGATGGCGATTACTTATAATATTTTGAAACTTATTTTTCCGATAGAAAATGTTATTTTTTATTGGATGATTCCTTCGGTGGTGGCTACATTTCAGCTTTTTTATTTTGGGACATATTTACCTCACAGACACGCACCTGACAACAAACACCATTCAAGAAGTCAGAAAAAAAACCATGTTTGGGCATTTATTTCATGTTATTTTTTTGGTTATCACTACGAACACCACGACAGTCCGAATACGCCTTGGTGGAGATTATATCAAAAAAAATAA